The Lujinxingia vulgaris genome segment CATGGAAGTCGACCGCGATCTCAAAGGTCTTAAAGACCGCATCAAACGCGAACTTGGTGAATGACACAGAACGGCTCGAAGACGTCCGGGGCGGCTCGCATCGCAGGCTCGTTTGCGGTCGCCTCGTTGATCGGTGCCTTCTTCCTCTGGCTCGCCGCGCGCGGTCTGCCCCTGGATGATGTGCGCGCCTACCTGGCCGGCGCAGACTACCGCCGGCTGGGCGTGGCGTCGCTGGCCTTTGTGGCCATCTACGCGGTCTGTCACGGCGCGCGCATCTGGCGCTGGAATTACCTGGTGCGCCCGCTGGGAGAGGTCTCCACCTCGATGGTCAACCAGGCCTGTACGCTGGGCTTTACCGCCATTGTGCTCTTTCCCTTGCGACTTGGCGAGTTTGTGCGCCCGGTGGTGCTCTCGCGCAGCTCTCGTCTGCCTGCCTCCGGGCTCCTGGCCACCGCGGTGGTGGAGCGCGTGATGGACGGCCTGATCATCACCGGGCTGCTCTTTCTGGCGCTCTCCACCTACCGCGGCGAGGCGCCCGTGGCGTTTGCCAGGGGCGCGGGGCTGATCTCGCTGATGATCTTTTTGCCGGCGATGATCATGTGCGTCATCGCGTACACGCGCCGCCACTGGGCCGAGGTCATCGTCGAGCAGACTCTGGGGCGCGTATCATCAAAGCTTGCCGCCGGCGTCTCGGGCCTGTTGATGGGTTTTGTGGAGGGGTTTAAGTCCCTGGTCGACGGCCAAAACCTGGGGCGCTTCCTGGCAGCGACCGCACTTTACTGGGGGACCAACGCGCTCTCAATGTGGGCGTTGCTCACCCTGGGCTTCGATCTGGAGGTCAACCTCTGGGAGATGGCCACGGTGATGGCCGTGCTCGTCATCGGTATTATGGTGCCGGCCGGCCCGGCGATGGCCGGCAACTTCGAGTTCTTTATGTCGCAGGGGCTCGGCCTCTTCGTCGATCTCGATGTGAGCCTTCTCGCCGCACAGGTGGCCGTCTTTGCTGTGCTCGTGCACGCGCTACAACTCCTCGTGATTGTTATCCCGGGGGCCTGGGTGATGGCCCGATCGCCATGGCTGTGGCGGCGCGATGCGCGCAGAGAGACGCTTACGGAGCAGGGCGCGGATTGACACGCCTTTGCCACTCCCCTTAGCGTCGAGGAATCCCCGCGCGCGCCTGCGGGTTTAGGGCTCATGAATGCGATGCGGCATCGCCGCCGCCCTGGTCGATTAAGCCCCGAGACGATGTCGTGACTCTGCTCAACGAACGGCAAATCAAGATTCTGGTGCAGGTGGTTGAGCTCTTCAACCGCACCGGTGAGCCTGTGGGCAGCGCGGCGGTCTCGCGCGCGGAGACCATCTCGGTGAGCTCGGCCACCGTCCGAAACGTCATGGCCGAGCTTGAAGGGCTGGGACTTCTTCATCAGCCCCACACCTCGGCCGGCCGCGTGCCCACGGCCAGCGGCATGCGCCTTTACGTCGACCACCTGGTGGCGACCGGCGCGGTGGTCACCGGCCCTCACGCCGACTGGCTGGTGACTCTTTCGGAGCTTGAGGCCGACGATGTGGGCCAGATGGCCCGCAGCGCCGGGTTGCTCGTCAGCCAGATATCCCACCTGACCAGCCTCGTCTCCACCCCTCGCCTCGCTGCTGCGCGACTTCGCGATGTGCAGCTCTCCTGGCTCTCGGAGCATCGCATCCTGGTGGTGCTGATCACCGAAGACGGACGCGTCTTCAACCGGGTGGTTCGGATGGAAGAGGCCGTGGAGCGCAACTCTATTGAGAGGATGCGCAACTACCTCTCCGAGCTGGTCGTCGGCCGAAGCCTCGTG includes the following:
- a CDS encoding lysylphosphatidylglycerol synthase transmembrane domain-containing protein, which translates into the protein MTQNGSKTSGAARIAGSFAVASLIGAFFLWLAARGLPLDDVRAYLAGADYRRLGVASLAFVAIYAVCHGARIWRWNYLVRPLGEVSTSMVNQACTLGFTAIVLFPLRLGEFVRPVVLSRSSRLPASGLLATAVVERVMDGLIITGLLFLALSTYRGEAPVAFARGAGLISLMIFLPAMIMCVIAYTRRHWAEVIVEQTLGRVSSKLAAGVSGLLMGFVEGFKSLVDGQNLGRFLAATALYWGTNALSMWALLTLGFDLEVNLWEMATVMAVLVIGIMVPAGPAMAGNFEFFMSQGLGLFVDLDVSLLAAQVAVFAVLVHALQLLVIVIPGAWVMARSPWLWRRDARRETLTEQGAD
- the hrcA gene encoding heat-inducible transcriptional repressor HrcA; translated protein: MTLLNERQIKILVQVVELFNRTGEPVGSAAVSRAETISVSSATVRNVMAELEGLGLLHQPHTSAGRVPTASGMRLYVDHLVATGAVVTGPHADWLVTLSELEADDVGQMARSAGLLVSQISHLTSLVSTPRLAAARLRDVQLSWLSEHRILVVLITEDGRVFNRVVRMEEAVERNSIERMRNYLSELVVGRSLVEVRRRVRQELAASESRYRSYVRRALSLSQQVLDLATGAELYVEGQLNVLDFGELAHDIARVREVLRTLEDKERVLDVLDRICEARKVQTLIGSELGLDLGDDLSLIACGYYREGEQVGLVGVLGPLRMNYARIIPLVEHTARMLSKELDELS